DNA from Juglans regia cultivar Chandler unplaced genomic scaffold, Walnut 2.0 Scaffold_664, whole genome shotgun sequence:
AATttgattgatatatttttattataattttcgagGGCTTTTGCAAAATCAGCTGAAGCTGATGTTCTTGGCTCTTGTATGTCAGTTTCCTTAAACGACATGCAAGATGTTCTTTCAGAGAACAGAACCaatataacattttccttaTCGACTGTTTGTCGTACCTCTCTATACTCATCAAGCACTGGCAACGGATGGCCTGAGAAAATTTGAAcaactataaaaataactaaaaattaagTTGGATAAGATTAACTAGTCAATCAAGTGCAGCTTTGTTTCTTCGACCTGGTGAAGGCTTCGGCAAGCCATCAAAAATTGGTTTTGCGAAGGCTGCAGTTGTAGTAGTCCATATGGATGAAGAACTACTGTAGTCCTGATCCTGCAAACTTGATGTGCTTGAAGACTTCTTCACTACAGAAAAGTCATCAGACAGAACAGAATCTCCCAGACCAATTGGTATTGGGTTTAAACCACCTGTTTCAGAATCATGACTTGTCGTAGTTCGGCTTGCTGGTTTGGGTCTCAAGGCTAAGCCCTTTCCTGTTTTTGCCAGAAACCCACCGGTATTGCTGTTATTCTCCAACAACATTTCTGGCGTGTGATGGGTGAAATCAGCTTCAGACTTCTGACGCCTTCTGAGCAGTTTCTCGCAATATTTATCAGTGTCACCGTCCTGAGCTTCTGAAACAGACAGGGCGGCAGCTAGCTCAACATCCTCAACTAATAAAGCATTAACTAAACTTTTAGACTTCCGGTGATGCCTCAAAGATGGGTTGGAAACCAGAGAGGCGCTGGGGAAAGGCCCATCTTCTAAATATTGAGAATCTTCTCTTTTGTAGGCAGCCATTTCAAGACATTCAGGCATGGTTTTCTGATCTCTCGGTTTGAGTCCACAGTAACCATGTAAAGAGCTCATAGCTGGAGAAACCTTCCGCTGAGGAGGCTTAACTCCAAGGGATTGAAATGATTCAAAGAAATCACTATGTCTACGCCAGGGTGGGATGTGGTCAGAACTGCTCTGTCTGCGGAACAGTTAGCATGGTCAGAAACTGAGAGTTCAAATGTTCAAAACACTATTTACgatgaaaaatcaaaatgagtaaccaattattaaaatttaacataggtataagttttaaatagataaattttatataagtattttataaaaaaatgagtttcattaataaaaaataatttttttatatttttttaagacggagtctatttttttataagaatttatatataaaatttatctatttaaaatttgtacaaattattttttattattaaatgttgaaaaatattattgtgagtAAATATTTTCAAGGGAAACAACCAAAACTTGCTTATGTCATACAAAAAATGAGTAATCATTACAAACAAATGCCAAATCTGTCATAGCTGATGGTACTTGAAGGATTCTATCCAAAGCATAGTCACCGGGAAAAGCATTTCCATTACGAATGAGATTTTCTGTCCAAGGCCATTGCCCTAAAAAAGTAAGCAGCATATAGAACTGGAAAAGGACAGCAGTAAGGGCTGTGTTTCCAAAgcttctgtgttttttttttttctcacaagcaattaaactttataaaattgaaattaaaaagaaattcaaaaagagATAATCCTAGTAGacagaaaatacaaaatgaacACCTaactaaggaaaaaaaaaaacaagaaaataaagaaaacccTGCCTGATGGAAACCAAAGTGAGCCTAGTTTTAAATATCTTTTGTAAGTTTCAAATGGctcaatcacaagatcaagagccaagaagatcaatgaggcaatacaatctacttgggacgagtttagcaagagcccaacattcaagatgggcttaaaggataaaaattcagttttgattcatttgataagatatgaaaagggcaacaacatgacttaaaagtTTTGAacacttgaaagctttcaacttgtttaattcatttaaatgacttattttattagtttagaataattagatttattatagAAAGCACTTAATAGAGGCCTATGCAAGGATATgttgagaaagttattattttattgaattagggttagggttttactgTAGCGAGTACTGTAGCCGTACTGTAGATGCGGCACTATTCACACAGGGgcattttattgaactagagtTAGGGTTTTACTGTAGCGAGTACTGTAGCCGCACtatagccgcgacactgttcatctaaggccatttttggaagatggagattattttggctagggtttgattaggttttgctttaaatactcttttagcctcattttaataagtttataaaatttgatgaatttattcattgtgagttaagtttatctcctcttgttcttaattgaacttttaaacttattaaagaaaaatcacaacctttatggcgttcctcctttgtaatctgggttattgagacgggttcttcaacgggtataaattttaatgtaatctaggttcttgaaacgagtccTTATCGGGTTTAGATTCTCCAtcaattgacttgattttggctttcttggagagttttcaaattgattgtaggttcaagagatttcattcctgcaggttcatatcatttggtattcagagcaaggtttccaatcagttctaattctatcttttaattcttgtatctttaaattttattctaagacttcattgttctagggttggaaaaaaataaaaacaaaaaaataaaaagtaggctacctaaattcttagggtttttggtttgactgaaatttgcatcacctatgattttaaaattctatgatttcttgtatctctaggtttttcaattgcttggagtgccatttaattttcacaattgaatattactatttgtgattgaattggaaaaaagaaaagaaaggaaaagagaagaaaactcgaaaaaaaaagtaaaaaaaaaaaaaaaaaaaagaggaagaggaggaaaagaaaatgtagcatattcaaagatTACTACATagttaaaaagaagagaaagaaagaaatttgttgattgaaccttatcatcaaagggactgcatacatcattaaagttggtatcttgtcttattgttactctttcattcgtataacttccttGATTTTCGTGTCGTTTTTATTCATTCTgtatttctcttgttcttgtttattggacctaattactagttgggataaaagaAAGTTGCATTGTCctgattgagttcaattagttcttaaagaacttgagtaggaaaactcttgaggtaaaaggcaaaagagtgtgagactattatcggataaaaagtcaattaagagtaaAACACGAGTGGAATGCCATTATTTGACTGTAAACACGTAAGGAAGTgtgtgatgtttttttttttaccactaacattcttttgtgcagcaccttACAATGTCTCaccggagtagctcatcaccaaagAGGAtggtagataactcatcatttgtgttgcaagccatgcaacaacagtttgagcggttgaacttggtgttgggtgaagtgagagataggatggatcatcaagatgcaataattaaaaatctatAGGGCAGGAGAAATAGGAGGCAAAGTGAGTCTACTGTTAAAAATgagtatgagaaagaagagtatggtgattcccttgttactaggcatgcactcaatacacaaattaagatggatgatacagagcagcagagtgagaacatttttcatactagatgccacatcaacaacaaggtatgtagtatgactATTGATTTGAGgaattgtattaatttggctagcactactttagttgagaaattgaatttacctaccttgaaataccccagaccatacatgttgcattggttgagtgattgtggcaaggttagggtaaataagcaagtgctagtttctttttcaattgggaaatactaAGATATGGTCATTTGTGATGTACTGCCTATGCAtactggccatattttgttggggaaacCGTGGCAATATAATAGGAAGGCGacccatgatgggttaaggaacatgtacagttttgaaaatgatggaaaaacaattaaacttgctcctttaactccaacacaaatccatggggaccaattaaaactgaaaagtgaggttgctcaaaaaataaaaagtgaaaatgagagtgatcaaaaaataaagagtgagagtgagagtgatcaaaagagaaaaagtgaaaaagagattgagctaaaaagtaagagtgaaagtgagattgaactaaaaagtaagagtgaatataagattgagaaaaaaagaaatagtgaggctgaaatgggaaaagagagaaaaaaagaaaaagctaagaCTGatacctcaagaaaaagagagaatgagttgaaaaataattgtgaggtcgagaatacaaaaaaatatgaagaaaaaaagagtgacaggaaaaaaaataaaataaaaaaaataaaagtgaaaagaaaaaagagtgaaagggaaaaagagtgaaaaagaaaaagaaagtggaaagaaaagagagtgaagaaagtgagatagaaacaaagagaaaagtgagtttttatgctaaggcgagttttaatactaacgaacttgacgtatatTTGTCTAGTATTGttatctctttgttgcagggatatgagatcctatttcctagtggtgtgtttagtggattgacACTTATTAGGAAGATAGaacactacattgattttgtgtcaggtgcgacaattcctactcGACCTTTCTTtaaagaacatgagtcattgacacatgtattcaaatacacacaaggtatggaaaattttgtggttgatgctttagcaagaaggtatgtccttatcttcattttagatgcaaaatttttaagacttgaatatgataaggaattgcatgctaatgatgatgactttgctaatgtgtatggaacatgtgagaaagcatcgtttagtaagttctataaactaaattggtacttgtttagagaaaataaattttgtgtacctactagttttatgcgtaagttgcttgtgtgtgatagacatagtggtttgttgggtaactttggtgtaaggaagactttcaatgtgttgcatgaacgtttgctggagtatcatttgcctttcattgagtttgcatataattggagtggtcattttggtataaataaaaatttaaacgtGTTGTATGAACGTTTTTTGGAGTATCATTTGttattcattgacttgttgcattaacgtttgcgggagtatcatttgtctttcattgagtttgtatataatggagtggtcattttggggtgaggaagactttagatgtgtttcatgaatatttggggaagtattgtttgccattcattgagtttacatataattggagtgttcatgctactactaagttttcactttttaaaattgtttatagactaattcatatacttattgacgacaggagtagtttggatgaatttttttaaattcttgaacaaattaatgatagtGCATATGAAACGGATCTTCCAGGTATGTATTATGTTTctgttattttcaatattactaacattttttcctttgatccaAGTGGAGATTGAGGTCAAATCCTTTTGAGAAGAAGGGGAATaatgggaaccaaagtggggctagtcttaaagatcttttgtaAGTTCCAGATGGctcaatcacaagatcaagagccaagaaaatCAACGAGGCAATACAATCCATTTGAGACGAGTTTAACAAGAGCCCGACATTCAAGATTGgtttaaaggatgaagattcagttttgattcatttgataagttatgaaaatggcaacaacatgacttaaaggctttgaacacttgaatttatttaatttatttaaatgacttatttattagtttaaaataattaaatttattatgaaaaatactcaaGGGGCTTGTGCAAGGAAATTTAGAGGGTTAGGTACTAAAAGGATTGAACCATGAAGGAGGAGGAATCTCGAAGGAGTTTCAGGCCAGTCAGTATCAATTCAGTTCCCTGGCAAGCAAACCTACATCTCCAATGGAATCACAAATATGGAGAATGCGATCACGGCCTCAAAGCCTCAAGAAAGCTACCGGAT
Protein-coding regions in this window:
- the LOC118343773 gene encoding uncharacterized protein LOC118343773; the protein is MERERRNGSHNYHTCKVHGNGGSRESRDRYTESLPFDSPPSAFSSGGAVGYIEHTVSKLDTLAGIAIKYGVEVADIKKMNGLVTDFQMFALKSLQIPLPGRHPPSPCLSNGFITPGQSSSDHIPPWRRHSDFFESFQSLGVKPPQRKVSPAMSSLHGYCGLKPRDQKTMPECLEMAAYKREDSQYLEDGPFPSASLVSNPSLRHHRKSKSLVNALLVEDVELAAALSVSEAQDGDTDKYCEKLLRRRQKSEADFTHHTPEMLLENNSNTGGFLAKTGKGLALRPKPASRTTTSHDSETGGLNPIPIGLGDSVLSDDFSVVKKSSSTSSLQDQDYSSSSSIWTTTTAAFAKPIFDGLPKPSPGRRNKAALD